A region from the Candidatus Binatia bacterium genome encodes:
- a CDS encoding cupin domain-containing protein has protein sequence MIRKDRNLIIRFAILVIVASSASTAVAIDHQSGTEPYQAIRAEPIPIEEASKTVLGQPYSFPAGTPLIQTFKITIEPGMKTGPHKHAIPLLAYVISGTLGVDYGSRGKRSFSAGEAYVEAIDWCHVGSAVGDKEVQIIGIYLGEQNPNEIKPKSCPALD, from the coding sequence ATGATTCGTAAAGACCGCAACCTCATTATTCGCTTTGCGATCCTGGTGATCGTCGCTTCGAGCGCTTCCACAGCCGTTGCCATCGATCACCAATCGGGTACCGAGCCCTATCAGGCCATCCGTGCCGAACCGATCCCCATAGAGGAGGCATCGAAGACCGTTCTCGGCCAGCCATATTCATTTCCGGCTGGTACGCCTCTGATCCAGACGTTCAAGATCACTATCGAGCCAGGCATGAAGACCGGACCTCACAAGCACGCCATTCCGTTGCTCGCGTACGTGATATCGGGAACGCTGGGGGTCGACTACGGAAGCCGAGGCAAGCGATCTTTTTCGGCGGGTGAGGCCTATGTCGAGGCCATCGACTGGTGCCACGTCGGCTCCGCTGTCGGCGACAAAGAGGTGCAGATCATCGGGATCTATCTGGGTGAGCAAAACCCGAACGAGATCAAGCCCAAATCTTGTCCCGCGCTCGACTGA
- a CDS encoding GAF domain-containing protein, translating into MRVDYAQLNKTIVALLQRETDEVAIMATLACEVHHSDDRFDWTGFYRVTAGELLKIGPYQGGHGCLVIPFARGVCGAAARTGQVQLVPDVEAFPGHIACAASTRSELVLPVRSGAGHLVGVLDIDSDQPDAFTREDADQLADILSISFRNSKPDGPL; encoded by the coding sequence ATGCGTGTCGACTATGCCCAGCTGAACAAGACTATCGTTGCACTGCTTCAACGCGAGACCGATGAGGTCGCCATCATGGCGACGTTGGCCTGCGAGGTGCATCATAGCGACGATCGTTTTGATTGGACCGGGTTCTACCGAGTCACTGCGGGGGAGTTGCTGAAAATCGGTCCCTACCAGGGCGGTCACGGCTGTTTGGTCATCCCCTTCGCCCGGGGCGTCTGTGGCGCGGCAGCCCGGACCGGTCAGGTGCAGTTGGTGCCCGATGTCGAGGCATTCCCGGGCCATATCGCCTGTGCCGCCTCGACGCGGTCGGAATTGGTGCTGCCGGTCCGCAGCGGGGCGGGGCACCTCGTCGGCGTCCTGGACATCGACAGCGATCAGCCTGACGCCTTCACACGAGAGGACGCCGACCAATTGGCGGACATCCTCTCAATCAGCTTCAGAAACTCAAAGCCGGACGGTCCGTTATAG
- a CDS encoding DUF1456 family protein codes for MAAGPSAELLAECSNEQMRCVLEGLILSKRGPRQDGEPPSLDERDISNNEVLKKLRIAFNLQQDDMLIKFEKGGAKLSRGEFSGLFRKPGSKNFRACSDELLLQFLNGLQLQPDA; via the coding sequence TTGGCCGCAGGCCCGTCAGCTGAGTTACTAGCCGAATGCAGCAATGAGCAAATGCGATGCGTACTCGAAGGCCTGATTCTTTCGAAGCGGGGTCCGCGCCAGGACGGAGAGCCTCCGAGTCTCGACGAGAGGGATATTTCGAACAACGAAGTCCTCAAAAAACTGCGGATTGCTTTCAACCTTCAGCAAGATGACATGCTGATAAAATTTGAAAAAGGTGGTGCAAAGCTGTCTCGCGGTGAATTTAGTGGACTCTTTCGCAAACCCGGCAGCAAAAACTTTCGCGCCTGCAGCGATGAACTGTTGCTGCAATTTCTAAACGGGCTTCAACTGCAGCCGGACGCATAA